Below is a window of Trichosurus vulpecula isolate mTriVul1 chromosome 4, mTriVul1.pri, whole genome shotgun sequence DNA.
GAACCAAGGGTAAGCATCAGAGACACTGGAAATGAGAGAAATCTTTACGTAGTTTTTACACGAATGCACACATTTCCAATGCCAAAAAATTCCCCATCTGTGGCtcgcagagatttttttttggataagACAGCtcagtgagtggagaaaaggTGAATCTAGATACCAAAGTCTAGAATCAAATGCTCCACCATGAAGGAGAAAGAGCactgtgtgggtgtgggtggggtCTGTGGAAGGGTGAAGATCCCAGGGTCCTATAATCCTAGACTTGAGATCTAGAAGCAACCTCAGCGGCCACCCACAGACTCCTCTgtattacaggtgaggaaactgaggcccagagagttgaagggacttgtccaaactgacacagctaggaaatattaGAGGTGGGATGTTCCTTTCATCATATCATGTCTCTTTTCTGAGACTcaagtttcctcctccataaagtggagtcattttggggggtgggagggggtcaATCAAATCAGCTTCAGCTTGGAAAGGAAACTCACTACTTCAAAGGTCAGCCTCAGTGGTCAAAGGACAGCTCTGAAAGGCGTTTCCCCCAAAGTCAAATCAGGTGGAAGCCGGAGAATGCCCAACACCCAACTTACTAGCAAAGAAGAAGAGGTCCCCGCTCCATGGTTGCTGGGGACATGGCGGAAGCCCCTCTGGACGGGGATCCCTGGGGCAGCAGGGGAGCCACGGTAGTTGGGCTGGTTGACGAGGCCCAGCGGGAATGGGCGATAGTGGTACATGCTGCCATAACCAGGATACACCTTAGAGGGCTCTCTCTCCAGATATTCAGGTCCCATCCCGCACTCTGGGGCAATGTTGGAAGGGTGCCCTAGATAAAGACAAGAACAAAGGGTCAAGAGTGGGGAAAGATGGAAAACCAGTCGCCCACAAATGCAGCGAGCTCTATGACACCGTGATCTACCGATCCAAGGGCAGTGTGCCTAAGAGAAATTCACTGGACACAGAGCCCTAGAATTCATCTACAAAGCATTTCTTGGAAGCCAAAGTACCTATCccatcagccccattttacaatCAAGGAAACAGAGAGTCCCAGCAATGCCTACCCAGGGTAGGTAGGATGGCATTTGAACCCAAAGCCTTCCGATTCCAAATCCCAGCTTTTTCCAGAACATTATGGGGTGGAAATTCATATATAAACGTGCTTTCTTATTCAACTGATTGCATCACAGCTCCTCTCTATGGTATTTCGCTTGGCAAATGGCCCCCCTGTATCACAGCTCCTCTCTATGGTATTTCCGCTTGGCAAATGGCCGCCCACATCTTACCCACAGCACAACCTTGTGGTGCAAAATGCCCTTTGTAACTATCGAAGGTCACATGCAACTTACGGCACGCAAGTTACAACCAtggtgccccctcccccactactTTGTGGGAATTGTATCAAGTTGACCATGGTAGAAAGAGCGTGCTAgcggaggggggaggaggagggacggggaggggggggggacgGAGGGGGGGGACGGGAAGGGGGGAGGGCGGAGGGGGGGGACGGGGGAacggggagggagaggggggaggagggggaacgGGGAacggggagggagaggggggaggaggggggggagggagaggggggaggaggggggggggagggagaggggggaggagggggggaggggaggcggaCCAGATTCTGGTCTCTTTCCCACCGCTAACTAACTGAaggacctcaggcaaatcacgcAACCTCGATAGACCTCAGTTTCCCGGTCTGTAAAACAGAAGGTTGAGCCGTCCCTTCCCACTCTAGGGTAACGAAATTCAAATTCAACGGCATAAGTTTTCAAAGCCTAAAACTGCTCTAAGACATTCGGACTCTATAAATAATAAcggccccctccctccccataagACCTTCAGGTTTTCTCTACCCCCAGGACTCGGTTTCCCCAACTTTAAAGACCACGAGGTTGGACCGAAGGCCTCCCGTCTAGGATGGAATGAGGAAGGGAGGCCGGGCACCGCCCCAGACCCATTTTGTCCAGGAAGACGGGCTGGGGGCCGAGTGGCTGGCCAGTCACTGGGCTACCAACGATGCAGATGAGGCGAACGCAGGCCCCCATTCCGCTATGGAATTTCTCCCCCCCCCTTAGAGATTCTGGGTCCCCGGAAGGAGAGGCCTCGATCCCAAGCCGTGGgctctggggggaggggaggcggaAGGGTGAGAGGGATCTTTCTAACCCCACCCTCTCTTTTtagaaatagggaaactgagtcccaaagagtttGAAAAACGGCCAGCTACCAGGGCAACAAGGCGGGAAAAAAAGCGTTTTCTGGGCGTAAAAGAGGAAGGGGAGTCCCGGGACCCCGCCGCTCGGTCACTGTGGGCCCTTGCTTCCGCCCCCCTCCAGGTCTCGGTTTTCCCTTTGTAAAATAGGGGAGCTGGCCCGGACGATGGGAAGGGGGTCCCCTGCGGCTGCTAggcctccccccgccccctccaccccccaggaTGGTGGGCCCGGGGTCCCGCAGGGCCGGATCGGGGGTCCTTACCGAAGTCACCATAGGGTGGGCTAGGAGAAGCCGAGGTGGACGCGGTGAGCtgcgggggcggcggcggcggggcggGCAGCGGCATGGGCATGGGCAGCGCCCGCCGGGGCCCGGCCTTGAAGCAGCCATCAAAGCCCCGGGGGCCCACCCCTGCAGCCTCCGCGGCTCCTGGGTGGCCGCACCCGCCGTTGCTCCCGAGCCCCCGCTCGAAAGGCCCCGAGGGGCCGGGCCGGGCGCCCATGTAGGGCGCAGCTCGGCCGTCCAGGCCCGCATCCGCGGGGCAGGGCCCGGGCCCGGGCGCGGGCATGGGCATCGGCAGGGGCATCGGGCGGGCGCAGGGCGCGGGCCCCGGCCCGGGGCCGCCCAGGGCGGCCGCCCCGACGGCAGGCTCGCCCGGTGGCTCCTCGGGCTCGTCACCGTCGTGCATCTGCCTCTTGAGCACCTTCTGCGCGGCCATGATCTTCTGCCTCTCGGTGATCAGGTAGCACTTCTCGCAGGTGCACTGCTTCCAGCGGCACTTGCCCACGTGGCCCTTGACGGGCACCAAGAAACCGTGGTTGCGGCAGCGGGAGCACTTCGGGGTGCGCAGCATCTTGTCGGGGGGGGCCTCCTTGGGGGGCTCCGTCTTCATGACCCAGCCGCCGGGGCTGGAGGGAGACGGAGGCGGCGGCGTGGAAGGAGGCGGCACCGTCGGAGCAGGCGAGCTCGGCTGCTCCTGCTCCTgtggatgctgctgctgctgctgctgctgctcctgctcctgctggATCCCCGGCGGAAGCCCCGCGTGCCCCAGGTCGTTACACTTGTAGCAAGTCGGAGCCTCTGCAGACCATTTGCACAGCAGCCCCTTTTTTGGGTGCAAAAGCGGCAAAGGCCCCTGCACCCCGGGAGCCCGCGAAGGGGAGCCCTGAGGGGTCTCCGTGCTCATCGGGGCCGGGCAGCCTGGACAGGCATAAGCTCCGGCCGCCTGCTCGGACAgcgggggaaactgaggcccagagcaggcTGCTTCCGCCGTCTCTGGGCTGGAGAAGTGTACGGCTCTCACCTCGAGTCCCCGGGAGGTTGCTGTTGCATGGAGACcatctgggtggggggagggtgtggcggggaagggggggagggggttgcTCGGGTTGAGCAAAGGGCTCTGGGTTGGTTTCCCTCCAcaacctctgccaccctgggctgcgtgccccccccccgcccccgcccccggccCTGGCCCAAGTTAGGAAATCTCTCGCGCTTGGAAACTTTGGGAACTTTGGAAGGGTGGCGGGTCCCTTGCAGCCCTCGAGACGCGGGCACCTGCCACCTCCTTGCAGAAGCCGACACCGAGGGGGCATTTCTGCAATGCTCAAATAGAAAAGGTCCCCGGTGCAAAGAAACCGGATTCAAACCCTCGCTTGCTCCCTCGAACCTACTTGACCCTCGCTAGGCACTCCCCTCCATGCTGCGCAAGGAGGAGGCGCGGCGCGACAGAGATCCAGGGCCCTGCATTAGGGAATCCATCTTAGACCCAGAGGAGCCCTTCCCCCATCTCTATCCCACGAGCACTAagtaagcgcctactgtgtgcaggcaatacatatgtgtgtgtatgtatgtacatgtatatatgtgtacgcacaattatatataatatatataaatatatgaaaatatacatttataaagatatacgggggagagaaggaggagagatggTATATAcataaaggagatataaaaataaaatgcgaAGAAAAAATGACCGGGGCACCTAATTACTGATTCTTCCAGTTTGCCCAGTGTATCCGTTgtttgttatcattatcattattattaattttatttattttgcaaaccACCTGAAAACTCTGGACTTCCAGAAGTCTGGCCCATCCTTCATGATTATCCTGGGATGCCCTGGGAACATCAAATGAATTCGACATCGACGTCTGCTCAGCTCCGGTCCAGGTCACCCGCAAGAACCACCAGGTTCCAGGGACTGGCGTTTCGGAAGGTGGGAGACGCCTGGCTGGCTGAAGGCGTCCCTGCCCTCCGGGGCCGGCCTCCCTCAGGGACCTGCTGGCCGGCTTGCGTCCACTAGGCTCCGAGTCTCCGCAGGCAGCCTCTCGGATCCCAGTGGGGAGCCCAGGTGAAAATCCCCTTTAGATTAGTGAGGGCGGGCTCTGAAGGTGCCCTGGCCGAGGCTCGGAATGCATCCCCGCTCCACGAATGTCGGGGGCCACCCGACAAGCTCTGGCTAAGCATTGGGAGTGCCCGAGACCGTGGGGATACACAGATAAAGTGCCCCTGCTCCCGAGAACCACACGATTGCAATATGTAGACATAGGGAAGTAGTGTGGAACTTTAGGGGGATCAGAAGCCATCAAGCCCCCACAGcccggctaggtggcacaggtacagaaggaaaaataatgcCCCTTCCCCTGCTCAGGGCAAGTGGATCCAACAAAGATTCACCCGGCCCTACCGGGTGCAGGCCactggggagggggctgggggggggggcggggtgacaGGACAGTCTCTGCTCTATTGGCTACATAAACTAACAGGAATGATAGAGAAGGGTGTGAGATGCAGGCAAAGACTCATGGAGACAGCGCTCAAGGAAAGTGGCAGGGAGGCAGGGTGGTGGTAACCCGCAGGGCTTCCAGGAAGTGGTGGCACCGGAGTTGACTtctgaaggaaaataaagagtACCGTGGGCAGGGATTTTGAGGGAGCGGAATATCATTTCCCAGCCCCCAACTCTGAGCCTGGTAAAACCTTCCCCATCTTTTAAGACCCAGCCTGTGCGGGACCCCCTGCAGGAAACCTTCCCtgacccctccccccttctctgagCTCCCACTACCCTGGCACTCTGGATCCTCCTTTGGGACCCCTCCCACCAAATGTGGATGCCCCCTCTGTTAGGATGAGCTGAGAGACCCCAAATGTAGTCCTttgtgggaaactgaggcaccaagccTCCCCTCACCCTGTCTTCTCTGCCTCTgaactctccctcccccacccctggtgtTGGGATGTCTCACTCTTTCTGTTTGTACCCCCAATACTTAGcactaggcctggcactcttaatAAAAACTTCATccattcctctcccagctctgtagTTTATTAGCTGGGAGATCTTGGACAGTCAGGTAGTcaggaggcatttattaagcacctactatgtgtcaggcactgactgatgcaaagaaaggcaaaagacagtcccttcccacagggagcttacagtctaatggggagggggaacaacatgtaaacaagagGTACAAAGCAAATCCAGACTGAGGAGATGGGCAGTCATCCCAGAGAAGGCACAAGTAGCTAAGGGGGCCCAGGGGTGGAGAAAAGGCCTCCcacaaaaaatagaattttaactgagtcttgaagaaagccatagGGGAGAAAAGTGATCATTGCAGACATGAGGGTCAGCCTGTGCGTAGGAATAGGAATGGGGATACGGTTTCTTGTGCGAAGGGCAACATAATCGTGCCCTAGAGagcaaggagggaagaaaaacatGAGAAGCCTGGAAAGCCAGAAGGAAGGGATAGGTTTggaagagccttgaatgccagagagctttctatttgatcttggaggtagcAGTCATTGGGCTTTATTGAGTAGACCTATGGtttagaaaaatccctttggcagctggatTGTCAAGGacagtgaggtgatgagggtccaCACCAGAGCGAGAGAAGCGGGGCCGACATGAGAGAGATTTTGACAGTGGAGTGGACGGACCTTGGTAACAGATTTAATGTGGGGACCGAGGGAGAGATTTCAGGAGAGACCTAGGTTTCTAGCCGAGGGGACGAGACGACGTTGATACCTTCAACAAAAATAGATCATGAAGAATAGAATCTCTGACTTGGGAGGAGTCTCAGGGTCTAACCCAGAGCCTTTATCAcatctttcctgatccttccccACCCTGATAACAGCCATGTGTCCCCTAGATTTCTCATTGCTTTTTCTacaccttttctttgtatttcttacaTTCTGCCTTGTGTTAAAAGTTATTAGATtgtgtgctccttgaggacaggctcTCTGTCTTATCCCATTTTCCTATCCCTTGTACTTAAGCAAATCTTTACACATGGTAGGTGCAGCGTAAGTAtttcttgaattggatttaaattccTTTCATAGAACAGGTAAAACCAGAAAGTAGCTTGGAAATCAGGTTCTACtcccctctttttacaaatgaagaaaactgaggcctggcttcattttttatctttgtatctccagcttgTAGCACTGTGCACAAAGTAGcctcttaaaaatatttgttggctgattgatcggcaaaaaggatttttaaaaaaatgacattcaGTGCCTGTGGGGCTGTGGAGAAACAGGTATACTCATTTGTTGCTGGTGGTATCATAAACTCAGAATCTTTTCAGAATAAAATCTGGCAGTTTACGGGGAAGGTTACAAAAGTAATCATCCCCTTTGACCCaattatttgtttttgaaaatacgAGTAAGAGTGGTCTGTCTAAAGATTTCCATGGCAGGACTGTGTGACTACAAAACCAGAAAACCTAACCTGGAAGCAATCCAAACATTTGACagggagggaatgagtgaataaatggtGGTGCATTAGTGTAATGGAAAACTATAATTCAATTAGATGTATGAGGATACAAGGAACTAGGCAGAGAACTTTATTAAGTAAAGCAGAACAGAAGAATGGAGGCTGAGCTAATTTCAATCATCTAAGGGGAAAAGACAATTAGtatgaatggagaaaaaaatacagatcAAGACGTAGGGTGAGGGAAGGACTGACAAGTTATGATGTTTTTACatgttaaatttcatttatttaagttGCAAAGCAAATTTAAGTTATTGTATTGATGTTTAGGTTAAATATTAAGGGAGAAGGACTAGACGTGAGATGAcattgatacagggaactcctggtgagaaaactccctctactcatgcaggtcagcatcttctctgcctgCCTCTGTTAGAAAGGTGCCTGAATCACTGAGAGTTAATTAAttggcttgcctagggtctcacagaCCCTTTGTatcagagtcaagacttgaacccaagatttgaacacagatcttcctggttccaaagccagctctctagccaccactttaggaagtcattttttcccaaaaatttAAGGAAGGAATTGGACGCTGAGAGAAGAAAGGATTTGCCTTCCCTCACTACAAATTCCTCCTATGTTTACTCCATGGGTTTCAGGAAAATGCGTCATACGGCCATGTGAATTTTCATTGCACTTGGAGAGTATTAGTAAGCAACTAATTAAAAGACTCCAAAATTTCTGGGTTCGAATgggatcctggggaagtcacttcactctgtttgcctcagtttcctcatctgtaaaatgagctggagaaggaaatggcaaaacacttcagcatgtctgccaagaaaacaccaaatggggtcacaatgagtcagacgtgactgagcAACCAGCTCTCCCAGCAGTTCTAATGCAGCCCAGCTCACCCAGCTGTCTCTGACGTTCCAAATACCCAAAGTGACAGGTTTTGAAATGTCAGTGAGTGGAGACCGTAGGACCTGGGGTTTATTCTCCCTTGGGTGCCTTGGACCggtcttttctctttctgggcTTCGGTCCCTTGTCTAGAAAATGAGAAGACCGGACCAGATGCCCTCTAAGTTTTCCCCAGTGGGACCGTTCACAGATACAATAGAGAACTCTAGGAAGAGTTGCTTCCTTCATGATGGTCACCAGTTCAACCTAGTGTAGTGGTGAGACCTGCCCGGAGTTGTGCTATCAGAAGACCTGGAATCGAATCCTACCCCTGCCCCTTACTATTTGGGTGCCTGTGGGCAATTTACTTACCCTCTttcggtctcagtttcctcttcagcaAAATGAGGAGAATTGGGGATTCTTAACATGGGTGTCCAAGATTGAGTATTCAATGTGCTGTGTCTGAGCTGAGGGTCAGGGTGGACCAGAGCTTGAGGAAGTGAAATCTTAGTCTTCTGTTTTCCAGCTTCAGAGAGAAAATATGTGACTCCAGAGTCTCTTCAGTTCTCTGAAGAGAGAAAttctctgggaagaagccaacatgtagaAAAGCTTGTGCCTTCATTGTGTTCCTATCCCTAGCCTACTACACCAGCGACCTTGGGAAATTTCCCCTTAGGTGAGATTGgcgcctctctgtctgtctgtctctctctctctctctctctctctctctctctctctccctctctgcctcacctccccctctccctctctctctccttctctctctctctctctctctctctctctctctctctctctctctattatcTTTGAGCTGAGATCCCTCTCTTCCCATGG
It encodes the following:
- the DMRTB1 gene encoding doublesex- and mab-3-related transcription factor B1, translated to MGARPGPSGPFERGLGSNGGCGHPGAAEAAGVGPRGFDGCFKAGPRRALPMPMPLPAPPPPPPQLTASTSASPSPPYGDFGHPSNIAPECGMGPEYLEREPSKVYPGYGSMYHYRPFPLGLVNQPNYRGSPAAPGIPVQRGFRHVPSNHGAGTSSSLLMQDNSGDFRQGYYQPLPQFIPPGFLPGIHYIPPPLPLNVLNDTKESTATLTDVSDSGVMCEHSQPSPQDPTN